A genomic region of Microbacterium schleiferi contains the following coding sequences:
- the groL gene encoding chaperonin GroEL (60 kDa chaperone family; promotes refolding of misfolded polypeptides especially under stressful conditions; forms two stacked rings of heptamers to form a barrel-shaped 14mer; ends can be capped by GroES; misfolded proteins enter the barrel where they are refolded when GroES binds), producing the protein MAKMIAFDEEARRGLERGLNTLADAVKVTLGPRGRNVVLEKKWGAPTITNDGVSIAKEIELEDPYEKIGAELVKEVAKKTDDVAGDGTTTATVLAQALVREGLRNVAAGADPISLKKGIEKAVKAVTDELLAGAKEVESKEQIAATASISAADPEIGALIAEAIDKVGKEGVVTVEESNTFGTELELTEGMRFDKGYLNPYFVTDPERQEAVFEDPYILIANQKISNIKDLLPIVDKVIQDGKELLIIAEDVEGEALATLVLNKIRGIFKSAAVKAPGFGDRRKAQLQDIAILTGGQVITEEVGLKLENATLDLLGRARKVIITKDETTIVEGAGDAALIEGRVTQIRREIDNTDSDYDREKLQERLAKLAGGVAVIKAGAATEVELKERKHRIEDAVRNAKAAVEEGIVPGGGVALIQAGTKAFASLELTGDEATGANIVKVAIEAPLKQIALNAGLEPGVVANKVSELPAGHGLNAATGEYGDLFAQGIIDPAKVTRSALQNAASIAGLFLTTEAVVAEKPEKTPAMPADPSGGMDF; encoded by the coding sequence ATGGCAAAGATGATCGCTTTCGACGAAGAGGCCCGTCGCGGCCTTGAGCGCGGCCTGAACACCCTCGCCGACGCCGTCAAGGTGACGCTCGGCCCCCGCGGCCGCAACGTCGTGCTCGAAAAGAAGTGGGGCGCCCCCACAATCACGAACGACGGCGTTTCGATCGCCAAGGAGATCGAGCTCGAGGACCCGTACGAGAAGATCGGCGCGGAACTCGTCAAGGAAGTCGCTAAGAAGACCGACGACGTCGCCGGTGACGGCACCACGACCGCGACCGTTCTCGCTCAGGCGCTCGTGCGCGAGGGCCTGCGCAACGTCGCGGCCGGCGCCGACCCGATCTCGCTCAAGAAGGGCATCGAGAAGGCCGTCAAGGCAGTCACCGACGAGCTGCTCGCCGGTGCGAAGGAAGTCGAGTCCAAGGAGCAGATCGCCGCTACCGCGTCGATCTCCGCCGCTGACCCCGAGATCGGCGCTCTGATCGCCGAGGCCATCGACAAGGTCGGCAAGGAGGGCGTCGTCACGGTCGAGGAGTCGAACACGTTCGGCACCGAGCTCGAGCTGACCGAGGGTATGCGCTTCGACAAGGGCTACCTCAACCCCTACTTCGTGACCGACCCGGAGCGCCAGGAAGCGGTCTTCGAAGACCCCTACATCCTGATCGCGAACCAGAAGATCTCGAACATCAAGGACCTGCTGCCGATCGTCGACAAGGTGATCCAGGACGGCAAGGAGCTCCTGATCATTGCTGAGGACGTCGAGGGCGAGGCGCTCGCGACTCTCGTGCTCAACAAGATCCGCGGCATCTTCAAGTCGGCTGCCGTCAAGGCTCCGGGCTTCGGTGACCGTCGCAAGGCTCAGCTGCAGGACATCGCGATCCTCACCGGCGGCCAGGTCATCACCGAAGAGGTGGGCCTCAAGCTCGAGAACGCGACGCTTGACCTGCTCGGCCGTGCTCGCAAGGTCATCATCACGAAGGACGAGACCACGATCGTCGAGGGAGCCGGCGACGCCGCGCTCATCGAGGGTCGCGTGACCCAGATCCGTCGCGAGATCGACAACACCGACAGCGACTATGACCGTGAGAAGCTGCAGGAGCGCCTCGCGAAGCTCGCCGGTGGCGTCGCTGTCATCAAGGCAGGCGCTGCGACCGAGGTCGAGCTCAAGGAGCGCAAGCACCGCATCGAGGACGCCGTTCGCAACGCGAAGGCTGCCGTCGAAGAGGGCATCGTCCCCGGTGGTGGTGTCGCACTCATCCAGGCTGGCACGAAGGCGTTCGCGTCGCTCGAGCTCACCGGTGACGAGGCAACCGGCGCGAACATCGTCAAGGTCGCCATCGAGGCTCCGCTCAAGCAGATCGCGCTGAACGCGGGTCTGGAGCCGGGCGTCGTCGCGAACAAGGTCTCCGAGCTTCCCGCGGGTCACGGCCTCAACGCCGCGACCGGCGAGTACGGCGACCTCTTCGCTCAGGGCATCATCGACCCGGCGAAGGTGACGCGCTCCGCGCTGCAGAACGCGGCATCGATCGCGGGTCTGTTCCTCACGACCGAAGCTGTCGTCGCGGAAAAGCCCGAGAAGACCCCGGCCATGCCCGCCGACCCGTCGGGTGGCATGGACTTCTAA
- a CDS encoding cold-shock protein translates to MAQGTVKWFNAEKGYGFITVDDGQDVFVHYSNIDMTGFRVLEEGQKVEFTVGSGQKGPQAESVRVV, encoded by the coding sequence ATGGCCCAAGGCACCGTGAAGTGGTTCAACGCCGAGAAGGGGTACGGCTTCATCACCGTCGATGACGGTCAAGACGTGTTCGTCCACTACTCGAACATCGACATGACCGGATTCCGTGTTCTCGAAGAGGGCCAGAAGGTCGAATTCACCGTCGGGTCGGGCCAGAAGGGTCCCCAGGCGGAGTCCGTGCGCGTGGTCTGA
- a CDS encoding LytR C-terminal domain-containing protein, giving the protein MPKSEFPRDRFDDLPEDVGRVGAHRAEQPHMRGGVVFFWAALATVILIAVGIFATFVVSGRIVLFPEPTPEPTPTVTVDPVVDTSYSVLILNATPETGLATQMKDQLIAAGWGPDSVLAGQAGTEDFPETTVYYATDADLAAALGLANVIGGAAVQQSDIYQPTDDPATEIDEGATKQLTIVIGLDRTAAGAPTPEPTS; this is encoded by the coding sequence ATGCCGAAGTCCGAGTTCCCGCGCGATCGATTCGACGACCTGCCCGAGGACGTCGGGCGCGTCGGTGCCCACCGCGCCGAACAGCCCCACATGCGCGGCGGTGTCGTCTTCTTCTGGGCGGCGCTGGCCACCGTCATCCTCATCGCGGTCGGGATCTTCGCAACGTTCGTTGTCTCGGGCCGCATCGTGCTCTTTCCCGAACCGACTCCCGAGCCGACCCCGACCGTGACCGTCGACCCGGTCGTCGACACGTCGTACTCGGTTTTGATCCTCAACGCGACCCCCGAGACGGGGCTTGCCACGCAAATGAAGGACCAGCTCATCGCCGCCGGATGGGGCCCTGACTCGGTGCTGGCGGGGCAGGCTGGAACCGAAGACTTCCCCGAGACGACCGTCTACTACGCGACGGACGCGGACCTCGCCGCGGCGTTGGGACTTGCGAACGTGATCGGCGGGGCCGCCGTGCAGCAGAGCGACATCTACCAGCCGACCGACGACCCCGCGACCGAGATCGACGAAGGTGCTACGAAGCAGCTCACGATCGTCATCGGCCTCGACCGCACGGCTGCCGGCGCGCCCACCCCGGAGCCGACCAGCTGA
- a CDS encoding DUF3263 domain-containing protein: MPLNERERAILDFESSCRLRGWAKEEEIRQTLGMSPARYYQLLVRMLDSVDAQAYDPLLMGRLRRLRERGRGVGRAGSANGDSAARPRTVSLGGIGTIV; the protein is encoded by the coding sequence GTGCCCCTGAATGAGCGTGAGCGCGCGATCCTCGACTTCGAGTCGTCGTGTCGGCTGCGCGGATGGGCCAAAGAGGAAGAGATCCGCCAGACGCTGGGCATGTCACCGGCCCGCTACTACCAGCTGCTGGTGCGGATGCTGGACTCGGTCGACGCGCAAGCGTACGACCCGCTCCTGATGGGGCGACTACGGCGGCTGCGTGAGCGCGGTCGGGGCGTGGGCCGCGCGGGTTCGGCGAACGGAGACTCCGCCGCCCGTCCCCGCACGGTTTCCTTGGGCGGCATCGGTACGATCGTCTGA
- a CDS encoding DUF2332 domain-containing protein, giving the protein MVTSPDAEASRVAERYDRFATQEAPGRSELYAAWAAGVAADPDTQRLLARIPAERRQPPLVFAVTRMLGAAEGSFAEWSQWLAENSDEVVAECMARGLQTNEPLRCAALLPALSLIDGPIALLEIGVSAGLCLYPDRYSYRYEGGPALDPARGPSPVILHSRAQGLPDLQLPEVVWRRGIDLAPLDAASAADRRFLTALVWPGEQGRLERITAALDIVREDPPTLVAGDATDDGLLGAVAAEAPRGATLVVTTPGVLPHIARAGRTRLFTQIDALRSARPGTRWVSIDPPGLHDRWGADAATWPGFALGMDEQALAVVDPLGAWVEWRAHDVAARR; this is encoded by the coding sequence ATGGTGACCTCCCCGGATGCCGAGGCGAGCCGCGTCGCCGAGCGGTACGACCGCTTCGCGACGCAGGAAGCGCCGGGTCGCTCGGAGCTCTACGCCGCCTGGGCCGCGGGTGTTGCGGCCGATCCCGATACCCAGCGCCTCCTGGCCCGTATTCCCGCCGAGCGCCGGCAACCGCCGCTCGTGTTCGCGGTGACGAGGATGCTGGGCGCAGCCGAGGGGAGTTTCGCGGAGTGGTCGCAGTGGCTGGCCGAAAACAGCGACGAGGTCGTCGCCGAGTGCATGGCGCGGGGGTTGCAGACCAACGAACCGTTGCGGTGCGCAGCGCTCCTGCCCGCCCTGAGCCTCATCGACGGACCGATCGCGCTCCTGGAGATCGGCGTGAGCGCGGGGCTGTGCCTCTATCCCGACCGCTACTCCTACCGGTATGAGGGTGGTCCGGCCCTGGACCCTGCCCGCGGCCCCTCGCCGGTCATCCTTCACAGCCGCGCCCAGGGACTGCCCGACCTCCAGCTGCCCGAGGTCGTGTGGCGCCGAGGCATCGACCTCGCGCCGCTGGATGCGGCATCCGCCGCCGACAGGCGCTTCCTGACCGCGCTCGTCTGGCCGGGCGAGCAGGGGCGCCTCGAGCGGATCACCGCGGCCCTCGACATCGTGCGCGAGGATCCACCGACCCTCGTCGCCGGCGATGCGACCGACGACGGGCTTCTCGGGGCTGTCGCGGCCGAAGCGCCTCGCGGGGCGACACTGGTCGTGACCACGCCCGGCGTGCTGCCGCACATCGCTCGTGCCGGACGCACGCGGCTGTTCACCCAGATCGATGCGCTGCGCTCCGCACGACCCGGAACCCGGTGGGTCTCCATCGATCCGCCCGGACTCCACGATCGCTGGGGTGCGGATGCGGCGACCTGGCCCGGCTTCGCGCTGGGGATGGATGAGCAAGCGCTCGCGGTCGTCGATCCACTCGGGGCGTGGGTGGAGTGGCGTGCTCACGATGTCGCTGCTCGCCGATAA
- the msrB gene encoding peptide-methionine (R)-S-oxide reductase MsrB has protein sequence MSYPTKKSESEWRAELSADQYAVLREAATERPWTGELLDESRAGFYTCAACGNELFKSGTKFDSHCGWPSFYESVRPEAVELIEDRTHGMVRTEVRCAQCGSHLGHVFPDGFGTPTGDRYCMNSIALSFTPEES, from the coding sequence ATGTCCTATCCCACCAAGAAGTCCGAGTCCGAGTGGCGCGCAGAACTCAGCGCCGACCAGTATGCCGTGCTGCGCGAAGCAGCGACGGAGCGTCCGTGGACCGGTGAGTTGCTCGACGAGAGCCGCGCCGGCTTCTACACCTGCGCCGCCTGCGGCAACGAGTTGTTCAAGAGCGGCACGAAGTTCGATTCGCACTGCGGATGGCCGAGCTTCTACGAGTCTGTTCGCCCCGAGGCTGTCGAGCTCATCGAGGACCGTACCCACGGCATGGTGCGGACCGAGGTGCGGTGCGCGCAGTGCGGCTCCCACCTCGGACACGTCTTTCCCGACGGGTTCGGGACACCGACGGGCGACCGCTACTGCATGAACTCGATCGCGCTGAGCTTCACACCCGAAGAGTCCTGA
- a CDS encoding DMT family transporter translates to MLIAAVHVAIVGMPESWPSDPWPYTGGVLGVGYILLSAALVRRTGVLLLVLGSVVGQLATALVLDAVWPAPASPGLAHEVLVALIAVASVAIVVVPWPRTRPGARA, encoded by the coding sequence GTGCTGATCGCCGCCGTTCACGTCGCGATCGTGGGAATGCCCGAGAGCTGGCCGAGCGATCCGTGGCCCTACACCGGTGGCGTGCTCGGGGTCGGCTACATCCTGTTGTCGGCCGCCCTCGTGCGCCGGACCGGCGTACTCCTGCTGGTGCTCGGGTCTGTCGTCGGACAGCTCGCGACGGCCCTCGTTCTGGATGCGGTCTGGCCGGCCCCCGCCAGTCCTGGGCTCGCGCACGAAGTGCTGGTCGCGCTCATCGCTGTGGCATCCGTGGCCATCGTCGTCGTGCCGTGGCCCCGTACGCGCCCGGGAGCGCGCGCGTGA
- a CDS encoding DsbA family protein, whose protein sequence is MSSDQTPSGEQPAAPEARDRREAVREKAQKVHAKQTRARRIRAGIIGVGIVAVVGVVAVCVTWAVISTTSTQALTPAAAKADGFAVTDVDGVVIAQEGVNDSTSTEAGTTPTATADPTPAPTDAPEIEIRVYVDYLSTGSAEFQLANAPQLSTWVDEGAVSLTYYPVAMLTAKSNGTKYSLRAAAASACVATHASDAFFAFNNALLNQQPDVDADGYSDTELADIAQASGVSNPKVVRACIENGDFLSWAKKATERAVEDIPETDGVQLTGTPLVLVNGSVYVGALDNPKEFAQFVLTIDSDAYYQTPSPTPTPTP, encoded by the coding sequence ATGTCGAGCGATCAGACGCCCAGCGGCGAGCAGCCCGCGGCGCCCGAGGCGCGCGACCGCCGCGAAGCGGTCCGCGAGAAGGCGCAGAAAGTTCACGCGAAGCAGACGCGCGCGCGTCGCATCCGTGCCGGGATCATCGGCGTGGGAATCGTCGCCGTCGTCGGTGTTGTCGCTGTGTGCGTCACGTGGGCGGTCATCTCGACGACCTCAACGCAGGCGCTGACCCCCGCCGCGGCCAAGGCCGACGGTTTTGCTGTGACAGATGTCGATGGTGTCGTCATCGCGCAGGAGGGTGTCAACGACAGCACCTCCACCGAGGCCGGAACCACGCCGACGGCGACCGCCGATCCGACGCCGGCGCCGACGGATGCTCCCGAGATCGAGATCCGGGTCTACGTCGACTACCTCTCCACCGGCTCCGCTGAGTTCCAGCTCGCCAACGCGCCGCAGCTGTCGACCTGGGTCGACGAGGGTGCGGTCAGCCTCACGTACTACCCGGTCGCGATGCTCACGGCCAAGTCCAACGGCACGAAGTACTCGCTGCGTGCTGCAGCGGCATCCGCCTGTGTCGCCACGCACGCCTCCGATGCGTTCTTCGCCTTCAACAACGCGCTGCTGAACCAGCAGCCGGATGTCGACGCCGACGGGTACTCCGACACCGAACTGGCCGATATCGCGCAGGCATCCGGGGTCTCGAACCCCAAGGTCGTGCGGGCCTGCATCGAAAACGGCGACTTCCTCTCGTGGGCCAAAAAGGCCACGGAGCGGGCGGTGGAAGATATCCCCGAGACTGACGGCGTGCAGCTCACCGGCACGCCCCTGGTCCTGGTCAACGGCTCCGTCTACGTGGGCGCACTCGACAACCCGAAGGAGTTCGCCCAGTTCGTGCTGACGATCGACTCCGACGCGTACTACCAGACCCCCAGCCCCACACCGACGCCCACTCCCTGA
- the ppk2 gene encoding polyphosphate kinase 2: protein MLENVPNGDMRTYIEYLRENGYTVRDGHTPDPDLIDPEGNPVYTWQEGYPYDDRMGRDEYELEKYRLQVELLKFQYWLEDTGGRAIILFEGRDAAGKGGTIKRFTEHLNPRSARVVALAKPSDREQGQWYYQRYIQHFPTAGEIVMFDRSWYNRAGVERVMGFCSDDEYETFMEQTPSFERMLVESGIHLTKFWFSVSRTEQRTRFALRQLDPVRRWKLSPMDIASLNKWAEYTVAKEEMFRRTDKKYAPWTIVRSNDKKRARVNAMKFFLGQFDYDGKDLEVVGTPDPLLVMRGKQEEADE, encoded by the coding sequence ATGCTCGAGAACGTGCCGAACGGAGACATGCGGACCTATATCGAGTACCTGCGCGAAAACGGCTACACCGTGCGCGATGGACACACGCCGGATCCTGATCTCATCGATCCCGAGGGCAACCCCGTCTACACCTGGCAAGAGGGGTACCCCTACGACGACCGGATGGGCCGCGATGAGTATGAGCTCGAGAAGTACCGGCTGCAGGTGGAGCTGCTGAAGTTCCAGTACTGGCTCGAAGACACCGGTGGCCGCGCCATCATCCTGTTCGAAGGTCGGGACGCCGCCGGTAAGGGCGGCACGATCAAGCGCTTCACCGAGCACCTCAACCCCCGGTCGGCGCGTGTCGTGGCGCTTGCCAAGCCCAGCGATCGCGAACAGGGCCAGTGGTACTACCAGCGCTACATCCAACACTTCCCGACCGCGGGTGAGATCGTCATGTTCGACCGCTCCTGGTACAACCGTGCCGGCGTCGAGCGGGTCATGGGGTTCTGCTCGGATGACGAATACGAAACCTTCATGGAGCAGACGCCGTCGTTCGAACGGATGCTGGTCGAGTCCGGCATCCATCTGACGAAGTTCTGGTTCTCGGTCTCGCGCACCGAACAGCGCACGCGGTTTGCGCTTCGTCAGCTCGACCCGGTGCGGCGCTGGAAGCTCTCGCCGATGGACATCGCGTCGCTGAACAAGTGGGCTGAGTACACGGTCGCGAAAGAAGAGATGTTCCGTCGCACCGACAAGAAGTACGCGCCGTGGACGATCGTCCGCTCCAACGACAAGAAGCGCGCTCGTGTCAACGCCATGAAGTTCTTCCTCGGGCAGTTCGACTACGACGGCAAAGACCTCGAGGTCGTGGGCACTCCCGACCCGCTGCTGGTGATGCGCGGCAAGCAGGAGGAAGCCGACGAGTAG
- a CDS encoding NAD-dependent epimerase/dehydratase family protein has protein sequence MRIVVTGSTGKLGSVVVRELSAAGHEVIGFDIAGRPQPGFLQVDLTDYGQVIDALAGLGDRNDRGLDAVVHLAAIPAPGIRSEVAVFHNNMAATFNVFWASVRLGIRRLVYASSETVLGLPFDVPPPYVPVDEEYAPRPESVYSLVKTMEERMAHELVRWHPDLSITALRFSNVMVPEDYAAFPGFDEDARARKWNLWGYIDARDGAQAVERALQVAPLGFEPYIIAAADTVMSRPSADLLAEVFPDVAVTREVEPNETLLSIEKATRMLGYAPQHSWRDHA, from the coding sequence ATGAGAATTGTGGTGACCGGCTCGACCGGAAAGCTCGGCAGTGTCGTCGTTCGTGAGCTGAGCGCAGCGGGGCACGAGGTGATCGGATTCGACATCGCCGGCCGTCCGCAGCCCGGCTTCCTACAGGTGGATCTCACCGACTACGGGCAGGTGATCGACGCCCTGGCAGGCCTCGGCGACCGAAACGACCGCGGGCTGGATGCCGTCGTCCACCTGGCGGCGATCCCGGCTCCCGGCATCCGCTCCGAGGTCGCCGTCTTCCACAACAACATGGCGGCGACGTTCAACGTGTTCTGGGCGAGCGTGAGGCTCGGCATCCGGCGCCTCGTCTACGCCTCCAGCGAGACGGTGCTGGGTCTGCCCTTCGACGTTCCGCCGCCCTACGTCCCGGTCGACGAGGAATACGCGCCGCGCCCCGAGAGCGTCTACTCCCTGGTCAAGACGATGGAGGAGAGGATGGCGCACGAGCTCGTGCGGTGGCATCCCGATCTGTCGATCACGGCGCTGCGGTTCTCGAACGTCATGGTGCCCGAGGACTACGCAGCTTTCCCCGGCTTCGACGAGGATGCGCGAGCCCGCAAGTGGAATCTGTGGGGCTACATCGACGCCCGTGACGGCGCTCAGGCCGTGGAGCGCGCGCTGCAGGTCGCTCCCCTCGGCTTCGAGCCTTACATCATCGCCGCGGCCGACACGGTGATGTCCCGGCCCAGCGCCGACCTGCTCGCGGAGGTGTTCCCCGACGTTGCGGTCACGCGCGAGGTGGAGCCGAACGAGACTCTCCTCTCGATCGAGAAGGCCACGCGGATGCTGGGCTATGCCCCCCAGCACTCGTGGCGCGATCACGCCTAA
- a CDS encoding ABC transporter ATP-binding protein yields the protein MASVTFDNATRLYPGGTRPAVDKLNLEVGDGEFLVLVGPSGCGKSTSLRMLAGLEEVNSGHIRIGDRDVTDVPPKDRDIAMVFQNYALYPHMTVAENMGFALKIAGVNKDERASRVLEAAKLLDLEPYLDRKPKALSGGQRQRVAMGRAIVRQPQVFLMDEPLSNLDAKLRVQTRTQIASLQRRLGVTTVYVTHDQTEALTMGDRIAVLKDGILQQVGTPRDLYESPKNIFVAGFIGSPAMNLFTVDTVEGGVNFGTHLVPVERAELSKASGTDVTIGVRPEDIEVAPADGKGLSVVVDLVEELGADGYLYGHADIKGKRTDVVARVDGRNHPNAGETVVLAPLLDHVHLFDVESGERLSEKAVASAA from the coding sequence ATGGCGTCCGTCACCTTTGACAACGCAACCCGCCTCTACCCGGGCGGAACCCGTCCCGCTGTCGACAAGCTGAACCTCGAAGTGGGCGACGGTGAGTTCCTCGTCCTGGTCGGCCCCTCCGGCTGCGGAAAGTCCACCTCGCTGCGTATGCTCGCCGGCCTCGAAGAGGTCAACTCGGGCCACATCCGTATCGGCGATCGCGACGTCACCGACGTCCCGCCGAAGGATCGCGACATCGCGATGGTGTTCCAGAACTACGCCCTGTACCCGCACATGACCGTTGCCGAGAACATGGGCTTCGCCCTGAAGATCGCCGGTGTCAACAAGGATGAGCGCGCATCGCGCGTTCTCGAGGCCGCCAAGCTTCTCGACCTCGAGCCCTACCTCGACCGCAAGCCCAAGGCTCTCTCGGGTGGTCAGCGTCAGCGTGTCGCGATGGGTCGCGCCATCGTGCGTCAGCCGCAGGTGTTCCTCATGGACGAGCCGCTCTCGAACCTCGACGCCAAGCTGCGTGTGCAGACCCGTACCCAGATCGCTTCGCTTCAGCGGCGCCTGGGCGTCACGACCGTCTACGTCACGCACGACCAGACCGAGGCGCTGACGATGGGTGACCGCATCGCGGTGCTCAAGGACGGCATCCTGCAGCAGGTGGGCACCCCCCGCGACCTGTACGAGTCCCCGAAGAACATCTTCGTCGCCGGCTTCATCGGCTCCCCCGCCATGAACTTGTTCACCGTCGACACCGTTGAAGGCGGCGTGAACTTCGGTACGCACCTCGTTCCGGTCGAGCGCGCCGAACTGTCCAAGGCCAGCGGTACCGACGTCACCATCGGTGTGCGGCCCGAAGACATCGAGGTCGCCCCCGCCGACGGAAAGGGTCTCTCGGTCGTCGTGGATCTCGTCGAGGAGCTTGGCGCGGACGGTTACCTGTACGGTCACGCCGACATCAAGGGCAAGCGCACGGATGTCGTTGCGCGCGTCGACGGCCGCAACCACCCGAACGCGGGCGAGACCGTCGTGCTGGCTCCGCTGCTGGACCACGTGCACCTGTTCGACGTCGAGTCGGGCGAGCGTCTCTCGGAGAAGGCCGTCGCCTCGGCTGCCTGA
- a CDS encoding DUF4032 domain-containing protein: MSSTQLSITASTVDPGLLTLPWSVPLVEWPSEAIVSLPKGISRHTVRFASLSGRVIAVKETTEEMARREYDMLGNLDRLDAPCVERVAVIAGRRDAEGEPLPAALVTAHLKFSLPYRALFTQVLRPTTATRLVDALAVLLVRLHNVGFFWGDVSLSNTLFRRDAGAFAAYLVDAETGELHESGLTPGQREHDLDVARTNIAGEIMDLEAGGRLEGGVDAVEIADGIMSAYRSLWRELTEIETFEAREAWRITERVERLNELGFDIGEMSMQTTGDGTRVSIQPKVVDAGHHQRRLIRLTGLDVEENQARRLLNDLDEFQARGSRAGDDEEMGAHEWLTRVFEPVIRAIPFDLRSKLEPAEVYHQFLEHRWYMSQARGQSVPVAEAVTSYIDDVLRFRRDEATVMGPPTDTLAIPIVTDAVPLPRNPSTGPTDWRDLV; this comes from the coding sequence ATGTCGTCCACCCAACTCTCGATCACCGCGAGCACCGTCGACCCTGGGCTGCTGACCCTGCCGTGGTCGGTGCCGCTGGTCGAATGGCCCTCGGAGGCGATCGTCTCCCTCCCCAAGGGCATCTCGCGCCACACGGTGCGATTCGCGAGTCTGTCGGGTCGGGTCATCGCCGTGAAAGAGACGACGGAAGAGATGGCGCGGCGCGAGTACGACATGCTCGGCAACCTCGATCGACTGGACGCGCCGTGTGTCGAGCGGGTGGCCGTGATCGCCGGACGCCGGGATGCCGAGGGTGAGCCGCTTCCCGCCGCCCTCGTCACCGCGCACCTGAAGTTCTCGCTGCCCTACCGGGCACTGTTCACCCAGGTACTGCGCCCCACGACCGCGACGCGCCTGGTCGATGCTCTCGCGGTGCTGCTGGTCCGCCTGCACAACGTCGGGTTCTTCTGGGGCGACGTCTCGCTGTCGAACACGTTGTTCCGTCGGGACGCGGGAGCGTTCGCCGCCTACCTCGTGGACGCCGAGACCGGAGAGCTGCACGAGAGCGGGCTGACCCCGGGCCAGCGCGAGCACGACCTCGACGTGGCTCGCACCAACATCGCTGGAGAGATCATGGATCTCGAAGCCGGCGGCCGCCTGGAGGGGGGTGTGGATGCCGTCGAGATCGCCGACGGCATCATGAGCGCCTACCGATCGCTGTGGCGTGAACTCACCGAGATCGAGACCTTCGAGGCGCGAGAAGCCTGGCGCATCACCGAGCGCGTCGAACGCCTCAATGAACTCGGCTTCGACATCGGGGAGATGTCGATGCAGACCACCGGCGACGGAACGCGCGTGTCGATCCAGCCCAAGGTCGTGGATGCCGGGCACCACCAGCGGCGCCTCATCCGCCTGACCGGGCTCGATGTCGAAGAGAACCAAGCGCGGCGGCTGTTGAACGACCTCGACGAATTTCAGGCGCGCGGCTCGCGCGCGGGAGACGACGAGGAAATGGGCGCGCACGAGTGGCTCACCCGCGTGTTCGAGCCGGTCATCCGCGCCATCCCCTTCGACCTGCGCTCCAAGCTCGAACCCGCCGAGGTGTACCACCAGTTCCTCGAGCACCGGTGGTACATGTCACAGGCCCGGGGCCAGTCGGTTCCCGTCGCCGAAGCCGTCACGAGCTACATCGACGACGTGCTGCGATTCCGTCGCGACGAGGCGACGGTCATGGGACCGCCGACCGACACACTCGCGATCCCGATCGTGACCGATGCCGTCCCGCTCCCGCGCAACCCCTCGACGGGACCGACGGACTGGCGCGACCTCGTCTGA
- a CDS encoding NAD(P)-dependent oxidoreductase, with protein MARIAVLGGTGYAGSHIVKEAVERGHTVVSVARSVPTERVHGATYIEGSILDVPGLVAELEGVDVIVSTIPGRGDMLGKVRPAIDQLLSVLAGDVRIGIIGGAGGSLVAPGGPRVIDSGFPDEFKPEAQEAIGVLDDLQADTSGRDWFFVHPAGGFGAWNPGERTGTYRTGGDVIVTDAEGESYISGADLAVAVLDEIENPQHVRQRFTVGY; from the coding sequence ATGGCACGCATTGCCGTACTCGGAGGTACCGGCTACGCCGGCTCGCACATCGTGAAGGAGGCTGTCGAGCGCGGCCACACCGTGGTGTCCGTGGCCCGCTCGGTTCCGACGGAGCGCGTCCACGGCGCCACCTACATCGAGGGAAGCATCCTGGACGTTCCCGGCCTCGTCGCCGAGCTGGAGGGCGTCGATGTGATCGTCTCGACGATCCCTGGTCGCGGAGACATGCTCGGCAAGGTCCGCCCCGCGATCGACCAGCTCCTGTCGGTGCTTGCCGGCGATGTGCGCATCGGCATCATCGGGGGCGCGGGCGGGAGCCTCGTCGCGCCCGGCGGTCCGCGCGTGATCGACAGCGGATTCCCCGATGAGTTCAAGCCCGAAGCGCAGGAGGCGATCGGCGTTCTCGACGACCTGCAGGCTGACACCTCGGGACGCGACTGGTTCTTCGTCCACCCCGCCGGCGGGTTCGGTGCCTGGAACCCGGGTGAGCGTACCGGTACCTACCGCACGGGCGGTGACGTCATCGTGACGGATGCCGAGGGCGAGTCGTACATTTCGGGTGCCGACCTTGCCGTCGCTGTGCTCGACGAGATCGAGAACCCGCAGCACGTGCGGCAGCGCTTCACCGTCGGGTACTGA